The genomic stretch TTAGAATTGTCCAAAACATAATTCGACGTCAAAGAAGGCCAATCGATGTTGACATTGAGGTTTTCAAGTCTCGGGGCATCAACGAAAAACTTGCAGTCGAGATTATCAGTTGTTAACGTCTTCAGCTGAGGTGCGGAGATGTTAAGTTCCAAAACATCTCCACCCACGTTTTCAACTATAGTCAAATCTTCAAGAGCAGGGCAGTTCAGAAAGATCTTTACCCTTCTCTCATTAATATAGTCCCGAAACGTAACATGAAGGTACTTGAGGCTTGGGAAACAACCTGATGTAGATGGACTATAGGTAAGACAATTTGTGTCCAACTTCAGACTCACCAATGATCTGCACTGGAAAACGCTAGGAGGCATTTCAAATTTCTCGAAGGAATCATAATTATTATTACTAAACAAATAAAGATCAAGGTCAATGACATTGTTTTTTATGGCAGTGGATATCCATCTATGAATGCGAGAGAAATCTTCATCTTTGAAAGCGAAAGAGTGACAGTGAAGACATAGTCTTCTAATGTTGCATGATGAGCCGCATAATTTAATCACGCAGTCAACAAATCTCATAAACCTCGTTTGTTGTTGAGGTCCAGAAGAAAAATCTCTGCTATCAAACTGTAGGCTAATGGGAGCACTGGTACACCATACGTTGTTCCATCTTGTAGACAAAATCGTGGTCCGCACGGCATGTAAAGTTGGAAGGAACGAAAGTAAGTGACAAAGAATTGCATCCGGTAATTCACTGATCCTATCTCCAGGAGGAGTTTGGCGTTTTGCTTTCGAATCCATTGCTCCTTAAAGACGATCTTGTTGGTTTTGGAGTTCTGATCATACGAACATATGAATGGTATATATAGGCTAAAGACTAAGTTAGAGTTATCGGTTTTCTTGTAGTCCGGTTAGAGATTAAGTCCAACACATCTAAGGGCTTACTTGTGAAACAAGGGATTAAAATTAGCGAGAGAACTAACTCCTTGCGGTATTGGTATATTTAAATTTGATACCGATCCTATATAGATATATATCCGGATTACGTACTGTGTGAGAAAGTAAAggaatttggagctaaaattatttattcaaaatcAATGAAATCTTTGTAAGTTAGTCATATATCAGTGATCGATTATTGTTTTGAACCTcaataaaatattttgattaattagGCACAAATTAACGAGCAATGCTATAGTGAGAAAGTGACTCTTCTACCCttctctctttcactttgctacTCTCCCCGTGCAAGAACTTCCAcccaacaaattaaatttaccaaaataattgaattaaCACCCCACACTACAAAAAAATGGGCCTTTTCGGACGGACAAAAAGCGTTGCGAAAGCGGCTAAAAGCGTCGCAATAGTCCTTTTACGACAGGCCTGCGACGGGTAGCAACGCGTCGCAACAAAGTGGCGTTGTAAATGTTTGGTCGATTATATACAACGCTTTAAGCGCGTCGCAAATAGTATTAACTACGGACTTGCGACGTCAACTTACGCGTCGCAAATAAGTGGCCTCaggtttataaaaataaaaaaaataaatggatcGTCAAATGAGATGCCACAATGACATTATTTTTAACAGCTTCACCAAATTATTTCATTTGAAATTCTACTGCAGGTTCAAActtaaataaaatccaaaagCATTGATATAATTCAtaattcacaaaacaaaaaaacacttatttggtttctttgatattaaagaaaatatttcacttcCAGTATTTAAACATTTATACCGTCTACAATCCTACAGGAAATATGTCACTCCTTGCTAGGAAGTTAGTTCGACAACTAACTTCCTCCCCTCGAACCTGCGAGAAATTATGTCACCCCTTGCAGCAGCTCTACTCTCAGTCCTTCGAATAGAGGCTCAAATTAAAACTGAGGTATGTCCACCTCGGCAACAGTGCAAGAATTAGAGTTATTACAAACACAAAGTCTGCAAataatttgggaaacaaaaagaaaagaaatgcatCTCTGCTCACCAATCGGAGGTACGAGTGTTCTTGAAATACAATCGAATGTGAAAGTTACCGAGTTGAACACCAATAAACTAGGCAAGCGCTCCAAAAGGCCCATCACCA from Pyrus communis chromosome 7, drPyrComm1.1, whole genome shotgun sequence encodes the following:
- the LOC137739212 gene encoding F-box/FBD/LRR-repeat protein At5g22660-like, which produces MDSKAKRQTPPGDRISELPDAILCHLLSFLPTLHAVRTTILSTRWNNVWCTSAPISLQFDSRDFSSGPQQQTRFMRFVDCVIKLCGSSCNIRRLCLHCHSFAFKDEDFSRIHRWISTAIKNNVIDLDLYLFSNNNYDSFEKFEMPPSVFQCRSLVSLKLDTNCLTYSPSTSGCFPSLKYLHVTFRDYINERRVKIFLNCPALEDLTIVENVGGDVLELNISAPQLKTLTTDNLDCKFFVDAPRLENLNVNIDWPSLTSNYVLDNSKSLVKAKVHVKYIAPKHKHRYPSYVPNISKLLAGTSSVKYLTFLAPQYLEARYLPDYENLNQLELDLRCFCWDLVIELLKKCPSMKHLILNLHRTAWNHDYKPVNPPTLVPGCLSSHLKTVSMRGFHGEQEEVQVLKYLLNYGEVLNKITISTRNFVGNPACLTKEDLCKEILLFQKGSETCQVEVI